One Setaria italica strain Yugu1 chromosome II, Setaria_italica_v2.0, whole genome shotgun sequence DNA segment encodes these proteins:
- the LOC101757761 gene encoding myb-like protein X, with translation MGGDKESAKLKEEKKSKDEIHLKIKSKDKSSGDEDEKKEVEIEIEAKFVEKEEVEVKDSGDSAGSAGKGKEAKKDKEKEKSEKHEDEHKGEEDGEKVLKKKDKEKDKKKKEDNEDSGKVDKDKKSESKEKDKKDKKAKDKEKDGSESKGSNDEKQEKIKDKKKKKDDEDAGKEEKHKKSESKDKDKKAKDKDESESKHKEGQLENKNGEGAQKDVHGNKELAGASDLATREIKLTNDEPQKEDIDNEDAEVKKKNKEKKDKTDKKEDGKKKEKDGGGDDDEGEKKDKEKKEKKDKGDKKEDGKKNGKDGGEDEEGKKKDKEKKDKKKDKGTKEKINDPVKLKAKLEKVDAKLQDLQAKREDIMRQLKELEEGGKGKTNEEKPAQVQEDKGKNTEEGSAQVLEQGGESKVKEENPVASA, from the coding sequence ATGGGAGGAGATAAAGAATCCGCCAAGctgaaggaggagaagaagtcCAAAGATGAGATCCATCTCAAGATCAAGAGCAAGGACAAGTCATCGGGTGATGAGGACGAGAAGAAAGAGGTTGAGATCGAGATCGAAGCCAAGTTTGTGGAGAAGGAAGAGGTAGAGGTCAAAGACTCGGGTGACAGTGCAGGGTCCGCGGGCAAGGGTAAAGAGGCGAAGAAAGACAAAGAGAAGGAGAAGTCAGAGAAGCATGAAGATGAGCACAAAGGTGAGGAAGATGGTGAGAAGGTGTTAAAGAAGAAGGATAAGGAGAAAgataagaaaaagaaggaagacAATGAAGATTCAGGAAAGGTGGATAAAGATAAGAAGAGTGAGAGCAAGGAGAAAGACAAGAAGGATAAAAAGGCTAAAGATAAGGAAAAGGATGGATCGGAGTCGAAGGGTTCAAATGATGAAAAACAAGAGAAAATCAAAgataagaaaaagaagaaagatgatGAAGACGCTGGCAAGGAAGAGAAACATAAGAAGAGCGAAAGCAAAGATAAGGATAAGAAGGCCAAAGACAAAGATGAATCAGAGTCGAAACATAAAGAGGGTCAGCTAGAGAATAAGAATGGTGAAGGCGCGCAGAAGGATGTTCATGGGAATAAAGAGCTCGCAGGAGCTTCAGACCTGGCCACCCGAGAAATCAAGCTAACAAATGATGAACCACAGAAGGAAGACATTGACAATGAAGATGCTGaagtcaagaagaaaaacaaagagaAGAAGGATAAGACTGACAAGAAGGAAGATGgtaagaagaaagagaaggatggTGGAGGTGATGACGACGAGGGTGAGAAgaaagacaaagaaaagaaagagaagaaggacaagggtGACAAGAAGGAAGATGGCAAGAAGAACGGTAAGGATGGtggtgaagatgaagaaggcaagaaaaaagacaaggagaagaaagatAAGAAGAAAGACAAGGGCACAAAGGAGAAGATTAACGATCCGGTGAAGCTGAAGGCGAAACTGGAGAAGGTCGACGCCAAGCTGCAAGACCTACAGGCTAAGAGAGAGGACATCATGAGGCAGCTGAAAGAGCTGGAAGAGGGTGGCAAGGGAAAGACCAATGAAGAGAAGCCTGCACAGGTGCAGGAAGACAAGGGAAAGAACACTGAAGAGGGGTCTGCACAGGTCCTGGAACAAGGTGGAGAGAGCAAGGTCAAGGAGGAAAATCCTGTTGCTTCTGCCTGA
- the LOC101758581 gene encoding oral cancer-overexpressed protein 1 homolog, translating into MNQKFDDFLEPSILLEETHYGEGFRIGYATGLVSGKEEGRKLGLNMGFQVGEELGFYQSCLDVWIAADHINHGAFSDRMKKNIEQMAALVSSYPIEDPENVQIQEIMGKIRLKFRIITASLGVKLEHGGQSKSLKQGFEDL; encoded by the coding sequence ATGAATCAGAAATTTGATGATTTCCTTGAACCATCAATTCTCCTAGAGGAGACACACTACGGAGAGGGTTTCAGGATTGGCTATGCCACTGGCTTGGTATCGGGTAAGGAAGAGGGGAGGAAGCTTGGTCTGAATATGGGTTTCCAGGTAGGTGAAGAACTGGGCTTCTACCAGAGCTGCTTAGATGTCTGGATTGCAGCAGATCACATCAACCACGGTGCATTCTCAGACCGCATGAAGAAGAACATTGAGCAGATGGCTGCACTTGTGAGCAGCTACCCTATTGAAGATCCAGAGAATGTGCAAATTCAGGAAATCATGGGGAAGATAAGGCTGAAGTTCAGAATTATTACTGCAAGCTTGGGTGTGAAGTTGGAGCATGGAGGTCAATCAAAGTCACTGAAGCAGGGTTTTGAGGATCTGTAG
- the LOC101757102 gene encoding syntaxin-132: MNNLLSDSFELPRRDSSRDADIEMGMHQADASDNLKDFLKKVDAIESLIAKLTNLLTKLQTANEESKAVTKASAMKAIKQRMEKDIDEVGKFARQAKTKVDELEKDNLSNRQKPGCGKGSAVDRSREQTTGAVKKKLKERMDDFQALREAIRQEYREVVERRVFTVTGNRPDEETIDDMIETGKSEQIFKDAIQQGRGQILDTVAEIQERHDAVRDLERKLLELQQIFMDMAVLVEAQGDMINNIETHVSNATNHIQQGVSALQNAKKLQKNSRKWMCYAIIILLVIVVIIVVAVIQPWKKGA; this comes from the exons atGAACAACCTCCTCTCG GATTCCTTTGAGCTCCCTCGGCGGGACTCTTCAAGAGATGCGGACATTGAAATGGGGATGCATCAGGCTGATGCTTCAGACAACTTAAAGGATTTCTTGAAAAAG GTTGATGCAATCGAGAGTCTAATTGCAAAGCTGACAAATCTATTGACTAAGCTCCAG ACTGCAAATGAGGAATCAAAAGCTGTTACAAAAGCAAGTGCCATGAAAG CAATTAAGCAGCGGATGGAGAAAGATATTGATGAAGTGGGGAAATTTGCTCGTCAGGCGAAGACAAAAGTTGATGAACTGGAAAAAGAT AACTTATCAAATAGGCAAAAACCTGGATGCGGAAAGGGGTCTGCTGTGGACCGATCAAGAGAGCAGACTACTGG AGCAgtgaaaaagaaattgaaggaGCGGATGGATGATTTTCAG GCTTTAAGAGAAGCAATTAGGCAAGAGTACCGTGAGGTTGTTGAAAGAAGGGTTTTTACTGTAACTGGTAATCGTCCCGATGAAGAG ACAATTGATGATATGATAGAGACTGGAAAAAGTGAGCAAATCTTCAAAGATGCGATCCAACAAGGAAGAGGCCAG ATACTCGACACCGTTGCTGAAATACAGGAGCGACATGATGCTGTAAGGGATCTAGAGAGGAAGCTTcttgagttgcaacag ATATTCATGGATATGGCAGTTCTTGTTGAGGCCCAAGGAGACATGATCAACAACATTGAGACACAT GTTTCGAATGCTACCAATCACATACAACAAGGCGTGAGCGCCCTCCAAAATGCGAAGAAACTGCAGAAGAATTCGAGGAAGTGGATGTGCTATGCCATCATCATACTGCTGGTGATAGTGGTGATCATTGTGGTGGCCGTCATCCAGCCATGGAAGAAGGGCGCTTAG
- the LOC101763740 gene encoding probable aldehyde oxidase 3, whose translation MAAAAAAAASPSAAPPSAAAAVFAVNGERVELRGGEVDPGATLLEFLRTRTRFTGPKLGCGEGGCGACVVLLSTYDAASGAVSHAAASSCLTLVHGLHHRAVTTTEGLGGRGRGLHAVHERLAGFHASQCGFCTPGVCMSLAAALAAADAKKGDGRPAPPEGSARLTAAEAERAVAGNLCRCTGYRPIADACKSFAADVDLEDLGLNSFWRKGGAHASKLPRYEEGSIGVFPEFLKAEIRASAGIEGCTPPALLGSGSTWHWPRSVEEYYKLVGSELFGKSGTKVVVGNTAAGVYREAEVYDRYIDLRCIPELNSVSKEANGVEIGAAVSISKAIEALREDGGCNDVIFCKIADHMEKVASPFVRNTASLGGNLIMAQRDQFASDIATILLAAGSSLRIQVSSERLTITLEEFLQMPPCDYKTLLLSIYIPRWTPIGDLSGDGTMDRTVSTRGNSVLFETYRAAPRPLGNAVAYLNAAFLAHVASDGTSGSIILRELCLAFGAYGTQHAIRASNVEKLLVGKPITASVLLEACTLLKKTIVPKEGTRHAAYRSSLAVAFLFSFLCPVTKETLKPVKAVHLNGSVPSGTNGNPNCGPDARVDASLKKINNVKPGSYGNDCILEYSKQKIEINKDYLPVGIPAKKVGAALQASGEAVFVDDIPSPKDCLYGAFIYSTKPLAHVRSIELNPSLKKLNTLGIVTVKDIPEGGSNVGANTIFGPEPLFGDPVTQCAGEPLGIVIAETQRFANIAAKQAVIDYNTENLGAPILSIEDAVRRCSYFETPPFLLPQKIGDFSQGMAEADQKIYSAEVKLNSQYYFYMETQTALAVPDEDDCMVVYSSSQCPETTQNVIAKCLGLPCHNVRIITRRVGGGFGGKAVRSLPVATACALAAFKLHRPVRMYLDRKTDMIVSGGRHPMKICYSVGFKSDGKITALHLDLFINAGMTTDVSLIIPHNFIEALKKYNWGAFSYEAKVCKTNTATKSAMRGPGEVQGSYVAEAIVEHVASALSTDANLVRQRNLHTIESLALFHSECTEDDMGYTLPSICGQLTASENFQHRLEVVKSFNKNNRWKKRGLSFVPIVHKVLSRPTPGKVSILNDGSIAVEVGGIELGQGLWTKVKQMAAFGLGQLWADRSQELLERIRVIQADTLSNVQGGWTTGSTTSESSCEAVRLACNILVDRLKLVKEQFQEKQSNLSWDELISKAKMAGVDLSAREYYIPGPSGSYLNYGAAASEVEIDLLTGATTIVRSDLIYDCGQSLNPAVDLGQVEGAFVQGIGYFMTEEYVTNSDGLVISDGTWTYKIPTVDTIPKQFNVKLLNSGFHKKRVLSSKASGEPPLLLAASVHCATREAIRAARREPHCSASGPSSPSHFDLEVPAIMPVVKELCGLDNVERYLESLLSSK comes from the exons atggctgctgcggctgcggctgcggcttcGCCCTCGGCCGCTCctccctccgcggcggcggcggtcttcGCGGTCAACGGCGAGCGCGTggagctccgcggcggcgaggtggaccCCGGCGCCACCCTCCTCGAGTTCCTCCGCACCCGCACCCGCTTCACCGGCCCCAAGCTCGGCTGCGGCGAAG GCGGGTGCGGCGCGTGCGTGGTGCTGCTCTCCACCTACGACGCGGCGTCGGGCGCGGTGTCgcacgcggcggcgagctcctgcCTGACGCTGGTGCACGGGCTCCACCACCGTGCCGTCACCACCACCGAGGGGCTCgggggccgcggccgcggcctccaCGCCGTGCACGAGCGCCTCGCGGGGTTCCACGCCTCGCAGTGCGGCTTCTGCACGCCCGGGGTGTGCAtgtccctcgccgccgcgctcgcggccgccgacgccaaGAAGGGTGACGGGAGGCCGGCTCCGCCCGAGGGGTCCGCCAGGCtcacggcggccgaggcggagcgggcggtggcgggcaACCTCTGCCGCTGCACGGGGTACCGCCCGATCGCCGACGCCTGCAAGAGCTTCGCGGCCGACGTGGATTTGGAGGACCTGGGCCTCAACTCATTCTGGAGGAAGGGTGGCGCCCATGCTTCCAAGCTCCCGCGGTATGAGGAGGGGAGCATTGGTGTCTTTCCGGAGTTCCTGAAGGCTGAGATCAGAGCCTCTGCTGGGATTGAAGGGTGCACGCCGCCGGCATTGCTCGGAAGTGGGAGCACTTGGCACTGGCCTCGGAGTGTGGAGGAGTACTATAAGCTGGTAGGTTCTGAGTTGTTTGGCAAAAGTGGAACAAAGGTGGTTGTGGGCAACACTGCTGCAGGCGTTTACAGAGAGGCAGAGGTGTATGATAGGTACATTGACCTGAGATGCATCCCGGAACTGAATTCGGTTAGTAAGGAGGCCAATGGTGTCGAAATTGGAGCTGCGGTATCGATTTCTAAGGCAATTGAGGCTTTAAGAGAAGATGGTGGCTGCAATGATGTGATCTTTTGTAAGATTGCTGATCACATGGAGAAGGTGGCTTCTCCTTTTGTCCGGAACACAGCGAGCTTGGGTGGAAATCTGATAATGGCGCAGAGGGACCAGTTTGCCTCTGACATCGCAACGATCCTTCTTGCTGCCGGTTCATCGTTACGCATCCAGGTATCATCGGAAAGGTTGACCATCACGTTGGAGGAATTCCTGCAGATGCCACCTTGTGATTACAAGACGCTGCTATTAAGCATTTACATTCCTCGTTGGACTCCCATTGGTGACTTATCTGGTGATGGAACCATGGATAGGACAGTAAGTACAAGAGGAAATTCTGTTCTATTTGAGACATACCGAGCTGCTCCACGTCCTCTGGGCAACGCAGTTGCATATCTTAATGCTGCTTTCTTGGCTCATGTTGCTTCAGATGGAACTTCAGGCAGCATAATATTGAGAGAGCTATGTCTGGCTTTTGGTGCATATGGAACCCAGCATGCCATCAGGGCTAGCAATGTTGAGAAACTGTTAGTGGGTAAACCCATTACTGCATCGGTATTGCTTGAAGCATGTACACTTCTCAAGAAAACAATTGTTCCTAAAGAAGGCACAAGACATGCTGCGTATAGATCAAGCTTGGCAGTTGCATTTCTGTTTAGTTTTCTTTGTCCAGTGACCAAAGAAACTTTGAAGCCTGTAAAGGCAGTTCATCTTAACGGCTCTGTGCCTTCTGGCACCAATGGAAATCCAAATTGTGGACCTGATGCGCGTGTTGATGCTTCACTGAAGAAGATAAATAATGTGAAACCCGGTTCATATGGCAATGATTGCATACTTGAATATTCAAAACAGAAAATTGAAATCAATAAAGACTATCTCCCAGTTGGCATACCAGCCAAGAAAGTTGGAGCAGCACTCCAAGCCTCTG GTGAGGCTGTGTTTGTGGATGACATCCCCTCTCCTAAGGATTGTCTTTATGGTGCCTTTATATATAGCACAAAACCTTTAGCCCATGTGAGGAGCATAGAACTCAACCCGTCTCTCAAGAAACTTAATACATTGGGCATCGTCACTGTTAAGGATATCCCAGAAGGTGGCAGCAATGTTGGAGCCAACACTATCTTTGGACCTGAACCTCTGTTTGGTGATCCAGTTACTCAGTGTGCTGGGGAACCTCTTGGGATTGTG ATTGCAGAAACACAAAGATTTGCCAATATAGCCGCAAAACAAGCTGTTATCGACTACAATACTGAGAACTTAGGTGCTCCAATTTTATCGATAGAGGATGCTGTAAGAAGATGCAGTTATTTTGAAACCCCACCATTTCTTCTTCCCCAAAAGATTGGTGATTTCTCACAAGGGATGGCAGAAGCAGATCAGAAAATCTACTCAGCAGAG GTGAAGCTTAATTCTCAGTACTACTTTTACATGGAAACACAAACTGCTCTGGCCGTACCCGATGAGGATGACTGCATGGTAGTGTATAGCTCAAGCCAATGCCCTGAGACAACACAAAATGTCATTGCAAAGTGCCTTGGTTTACCTTGTCACAATGTCCGTATTATCACCCGAAGAGTTGGAGGTGGCTTTGGAGGAAAAGCTGTTAGATCATTGCCT GTGGCGACGGCTTGTGCACTTGCAGCATTTAAGTTGCATCGTCCTGTTCGAATGTATCTTGACCGCAAGACTGACATGATAGTGAGTGGAGGTCGGCATCCCATGAAAATATGCTATTCAGTGGGATTCAAATCAGATGGAAAGATCACTGCTTTGCATCTAGATTTGTTCATAAATGCAGGAATGACAACAGATGTTAGCCTGATAATTCCTCACAATTTCATTGAAGCACTGAAAAAATATAACTGGGGTGCCTTTTCTTATGAAGCAAAGGTCTGTAAAACAAACACTGCAACGAAATCTGCGATGCGTGGGCCTGGGGAAGTTCAGGGCTCTTATGTTGCTGAAGCTATAGTTGAGCATGTTGCTTCCGCACTCTCCACTGATGCTAATTTGGTTAGGCAGAGAAATCTTCACACAATTGAGAGCCTTGCTCTGTTTCACAGTGAGTGCACTGAAGATGACATGGGTTATACACTTCCCTCTATATGTGGTCAATTGACTGCATCAGAAAATTTCCAGCACCGTCTTGAAGTAGTCAAGTCTTTCAACAAAAATAACAGATGGAAAAAGCGAGGCCTCTCTTTTGTGCCAATTGTGCACAAAGTATTATCTCGACCGACACCTGGAAAAGTGTCAATCCTTAATGATGGTTCTATTGCTGTTGAAGTTGGAGGCATTGAGTTAGGCCAGGGGCTTTGGACAAAAGTGAAGCAGATGGCAGCGTTTGGTCTTGGACAACTGTGGGCTGATCGAAGTCAAGAGCTTTTGGAAAGAATAAGAGTTATTCAAGCGGATACATTGAGTAATGTACAGGGAGGGTGGACCACAGGGAGTACAACATCAGAATCTAGCTGTGAAGCTGTTCGTCTTGCCTGCAATATCTTGGTTGACAGGCTGAAATTAGTCAAGGAGCAATTTCAAGAAAAACAAAGCAATCTTTCATGGGATGAACTTATTTCCAAG GCAAAAATGGCTGGTGTGGACTTATCAGCACGAGAATACTACATTCCTGGGCCTTCTGGTTCTTATCTAAACTACGGAGCTGCTGCTAGTGAG GTGGAGATTGATCTTCTCACTGGGGCCACCACGATTGTGCGAAGTGATCTTATATATGACTGTGGCCAGAGCTTAAACCCTGCCGTGGACTTGGGGCAG GTTGAAGGGGCATTCGTTCAAGGAATTGGCTATTTTATGACCGAGGAATATGTCACCAACTCGGATGGGTTGGTTATATCTGACGGGACTTGGACATATAAGATCCCAACTGTGGACACTATCCCAAAACAGTTCAATGTTAAGTTGCTTAACAGTGGATTCCACAAGAAACGGGTGCTCTCTTCAAAAG CATCTGGGGAGCCGCCTTTGCTTCTTGCCGCTTCAGTGCACTGCGCGACAAGAGAAGCCATCAGAGCAGCAAGGAGGGAACCCCACTGCTCTGCTTCTGGACCTTCTTCACCTTCCCATTTCGATCTGGAGGTTCCTGCCATCATGCCCGTGGTGAAGGAACTCTGTGGCTTGGACAATGTGGAGAGGTACTTGGAGAGCCTGCTGAGCTCCAAATGA